Proteins encoded in a region of the Chloroflexota bacterium genome:
- a CDS encoding VOC family protein produces the protein MEPRISIITLGVADLEASTRFYRDGLGFPEHDAGGPSITFFLLAELMLALYPLESLADETGSDLLGEMPEGQHAFTIAHNVANRAEVDNVLLAAEAAGARIVKPAAPTFWGGYSGYFADPDGFKWEIATGSGLPVDPSA, from the coding sequence ATGGAACCGCGGATCAGCATCATCACACTCGGGGTAGCCGATCTTGAAGCATCTACGCGGTTCTATCGGGACGGACTCGGATTCCCGGAACATGATGCGGGCGGCCCATCCATAACTTTTTTTCTGCTCGCAGAATTGATGTTGGCGCTCTATCCGCTGGAGTCGTTGGCCGACGAAACCGGTTCCGACCTTCTCGGAGAAATGCCGGAAGGCCAGCACGCGTTCACTATCGCCCACAACGTGGCCAACCGCGCCGAAGTAGACAACGTCCTTCTGGCTGCCGAGGCGGCCGGTGCCCGAATCGTAAAACCCGCGGCCCCGACTTTCTGGGGCGGCTATTCCGGCTATTTCGCCGATCCGGACGGGTTCAAGTGGGAGATCGCGACCGGATCCGGCTTGCCGGTGGACCCCAGCGCTTAA